The Cryobacterium roopkundense sequence ACGTCCATCATGATTGTCAGTACGGCCCGGGTGGCGGTACCGTTTGCATCGCGGACGAGGATATCCCAGGGCGAACTGTCGATTTGTACTTCCTGGCCGGGACGCATTCTGCGCGCCGTTCCGAAAGGCCGTTTGGGTGTGTTCGCGGCGGTTCGGCGAGTTTGCGCTGACCCGGTCGTGTACTTCCCCTTGGTCAGGTATCCGATATACCGGTAGAGAGTGGATTCGGACGGTACCTTGATGGCTTGTCCTGGATATGTGGACAGCAGTTCCGCTTTCATGCGCTCCTGGAGGCGCAGGCCCGTTCCGGTGGAATCGTAGGTCTCGTCTCCGATGACGTGGGTGAGTGTGTCGATGATGCGTGAGTCCGCGCGGTCCAGTGGTGACTCCGCTCGAAGACTGCGCCCGTCAATGAGGCCCGCGGTGCCGCCCTGCTCGAGGGCTCGTCTTTTCCGGATGAGGGTGGCGCGTGAGGCGGGAAGTCCCATTCGTTTGAGTTCTTCGACTTTCGCCTCGATGCGCTGGTTCAGGGTGGTGGTGTCCGGGTCATATTCAGGTCGTGGCGCCTGGTCGGGAGCTGTGGGGTTTTCTCCGGTGACCATCTCGGTGATGTGGGCAGCGTAGACGTCGAGGGCTTTGCTCTCGGCCTTGGTGCGCGAGTCGAGGCTCCGGGGGTCGCTGTGCTTGCGGAGGGGCGGTTCAATCAGCCGGGCGGAGATGTCGGCGATGTGTACGGTCGAGTATTCGCCGGTCACGCAGTGACGGAGTTTCAGCAGGCTTCCGTGGAAACCGGCGACGAGGTAGGCGCCGTCGTGGAAGTGGAGTTCGGAGTTGATGTCGATGGAGGGCATGTCAGTTGTCTTTTCTGAGGTTCGTGTAGGTGGTAAGTAGGGTGGTCATGTCGAAGGTGAGTTGTCGGTTCCACAGCAGGCTGTAGAGGTGCATCGCCCCGCGGGCAGGAGAGCCCTCGTCGGCGACGTGGGCCAGGTCGCGGAACATGGTTGGTGATTCGGCGGCGGCCAGGACGCGCGTTTGTGTGGGGAGGTCGGGCCGGTAGCGGGGGTGGCGATAGCCGGCGAGCCATTCCATGTTTGCTTTGACGACCGGGTCGATGCGCGTGAACAGTTCGTACGCCCACCCGACTTTGTCGCAGACCCGTTTGGTCTCAGCGAATTCGCCCGCCGTTTTTGGCGTGATGAGCTTCTCGGGGCGGACGTCGTAGACCACTTGTCTGCCATCGGTGTGCACGGCGAAAAGGTCCGGGTAGTGGACCTTGCCGCTGGTGAACTGCAGCATCATCGGCTGTGAGGCGATGGACTGGATGTTCGCGGTGAAGTCGAGGGTCATGAGGGCGGACATTTCGAACAGCGACTCGTACCAAATGTGTTGGCCGGTCTGCGCGAATGCGTAGAGTCCGTGATAGTTGCGCTGGGCTTTGTACTGGTACCCGGTGCGAATGCGCCTGGCGCTGACGATGTCGCGATGGAGGAGCGACCGGGTGGCGTTTTCGACGTGTTGGATGTGGGAGTGGTCGACCCAGGCGACCAGGTCTCGTTTGGTGGGGGTGGCGAGCTTGCCGGGGCCAGTGTGACCGGAGTTGTTTTTCTTCATGCGGGTATCATTCGCGGCACTGTGTGCATAGTGCGAATCTCGCACTCAGAGGCCTTAGGCTGGCTCGGAGACGGTTGAGACAGTTGTCGTGTTTGGGGGAGAGCGCAATGGCCTATTCGAAGTACGTTCCGGCGCACTACGCCCACTCGAAGTGGATGTTCGGCCGAGGGCGAAAAACCACCTTCCCTCCCGTGGACGGTCCCCTCGGCTGGGCTTCGGAAATGCAGCACCTTTACGCGATGCGGATTCGTGACGCTATCGCCCAGAAGGGCTGGACTGTCGTTGTCTACGCTGAGAAGGCCGGGTGCACGGCGGATCACATGTTCAAGCTGCTGCGAGGTGAGGCGATTCTCAAGTTGGAGGACATCGCGCTGGCTGACCAGTTGCTCGGGCCGGTGAGTGAATTCGCTCGTGCCGGGCCGCCTCGCACACCGACTGCGGAAGAAGAGATCCTGCTGAACGCAGCGGAACAAATCCGCTCCGGCAGCCCGGCACCCTGGCGTCCTCAGAAGTTTCCACCGAAACGCACTTAGAACCGGCCCCCAGGGCTCCTGGTCGACTTCACCCGCACTCGCTTCGGGCTGTCTCCGCCGGTCGACTGCCATCAGGTCGGGAGGGGGTGTTGTGCGTCTCGTGGGGTGACGACGTAGGCGTCGGGGTCGGTGACGATGGGTTTAGTGCGCCTGGATTTGGTTTCTGGTTGTCGGCGGCGTCAGGCTGACGATGTCCGGATAGACGAATGGCCCGGCGTGCAATCTTGAAGGATCACGCCGGGCCGTTCTAACGCGTAAGGCCGCGCTGATGCTCACGGTAAGTCATGATTCTGTTGTTGTCGAGTTGGACCTTCGGGTCGGGCGGGTTGCCTGCCCCGATTGTGGTGGCCGTTTGCGCCCGTGGGGGTGGGCTCGGGCGCGTGTGATCCGTGAGGGCCTCGGCACAGATTGGGTGCCGCGGGGCCTTCGCCCGCGTCGGTCTCGGTGCACGGCCTGCCAGGGCACGCATGTGCTCCTGGAGGTGCGGTTGGCCGCGCGGCGAGCAGATACCGCCGAGGTGATTGCGGCGGCGATCGAGGCGAAGACTGCTTTGGGTTGGGGTCATCGGAGGATCGCTGCGGACTGCGGAAGACCGGTTTCGACGGTTCGTGGTTGGTTGCGTGCTTTCGCCGCTTCGGCCGCGGCGATGGGTGAACGGTTCACGGGGTTGTTGGTGCGGGATGCTCCCGATGCGGTGGTCGTCTGGCCAAGGCCTGCTGGGACTTTTTCGGGTGAGGCGTTGTCGGCGTTGATGGCGTATGCACGGGGGCTGGCTCGCCGGTTCGTCGCGACCGTCACGGTGGCGTGGGTTCAGGTGGCGATCGCTCAGACCAACGGGCTGTTTTTTTGCCGGAGCTGGTGGGCGGCGGTCCCCAACACCAACTGGCCCTTATGCCGTCCGTGGTGGGCGGCAACAGTGGCAGGAGCGCCTGCCATATCCCTGTGATGGGTGTGTTCACTGTTTGAGAGGACTCTTCATGCCCGCACTTTCCCCGGCATTGCTCCCCGTTTCGCCGCGGGCTTCCCCAGCGGAGCCAGCCGATGCTTTGCTCGTCCCGCCGCCGCCGGCGGGACCGCCGTCTGCTTCGGCGGTGCGCCGCGGACGGACGGAGAAGATCGCGCTGTTTCGTTACCACCTGATCCGGGACGCCGCCGATGACAGTGTGACGACGCGGCAGCGCGGCCCGATGGTTCGAGCGCTGGCAGGGCTGGTGCATCCGGGTCCATTCGGCGGGACGGTGACGGTCAGCAAGGACACTCTTGATCGGTGGATCAGGCAGTGGCGGCGCGGAGGGTTCGACGCGTTGAGACCCCGAGGCCGGGCGCAGGGCGCGGTGACGCCGGCGCAGATCTTGTCGTTGGCGGCGACGTTGAAGAGGGAGCGGCCCGCCCGCACCTCGGCGCAGGTGCGGCGCATCATGATCGACACGCTCGGTGATGCTCCGTCGGAGTCGACGCTGCTGCGGCACTTCCGCACGCTGGAACTTTCGACCGGGGTGCGGGAGGTTTTCGGCCGGTTTGAAGCGGACTACCCGAATGAAATATGGGTCGGTGACGGGTTGCACGGGCCGCGGATCAATGGGCGGAAGACGTATCTGTTCGCGTTCCTCGACGACCACTCCAGGATGGTGACGGCGGGCCGGTGGGCTTACGCCGAAGACTCCGTCCGCCTCACCGCGGCCCTCCGCCCGGCGTTGGAAGCGCGCGGAATTCCCGGGACGATTTACGTCGATAACGGAAGCGCTTTTGTTGATGAGTCGCTCTCGCGGACCTGCGCGCGCCTCGGAATCCGGTTGACGCATTCGAAGCCGTATCGGCCGCAGGGCCGCGGAAAGATCGAGCGGTTCTTCAACACCGTCAACTCGCAGTTCCTCACCGAGATCACCACCGTCGATACCACGACCGGCGTAGTAGATGCCGGGGTGGGCAGCATGGTCACCACGCTGGAAGAGATGAATGCTCTGTTCACGTCGTGGGTGGAGATGGTCTATCACCAGGCCACGCATTCGACGACAGGGCAAACACCGGTGCAGCGCTGGGATGCCGGCTGGGCGGGACGACGCCCGGTGCGGAAGGAGAAAACCGTCATTGCGGAGGCGTTCCAGTGGTCGGCGATCCGCACGGTGACGAAGTCCGCGACGGTGTCGTTGCAGTCCAACACGTATCAAGTGGATCAGCTCCTCGTCGGCAAACGAGTGGAGCTGGTTTATGACCCCTTCGACCTCGCCGGGCTGATCACCGTCTCGGCCGGGAACGGCGTCCCGGCCGGCATCGCCGTACTGAGTGAAATTCGCCGGCACGTTCACAAGAAGGCCGCGACCGCGGCGGCTGACGAGGCCGACACCGGTGCCCGGAATGCGGCCTCCGGCATTGACTACCTGCGCCTGGTGGAGACCCGGCACAAGGGCACGATGGCTGGGGAACCGATTAGTTTCGTGAAAGCATCCACCCCGGCGGCGAGGAAGGTCGTCTTCGTGCCGACAGTTTCGGAGGCCGCCCGATGAGTATCGACACCCTGCAATCGCACTACGGCTTCACGCGTATGCCCTTCGCCCGCGATATTCCGCCGCAGGCCTTGCACCCGCACCCCTCGCACCGGGAAGCGATCGCCCGCATCGATTGGTGCGTCAGCCAACGCCAGCTCGGCGTGATCAGCGGTGAAGTCGGCGCCGGGAAAACCGTCGCCGTCCGCGCGGCCCTGGCCCAGTTGGAACCCTCCCGGCACCAGATCATCTACATCCCCGACCCGACGATCACGATGCGTGGAATCCACACTCAGATCGTCACGGCGCTTGGCGGGACCCCGGCGTTTTTCTCCGGAGTGCTGTCCTCGCAAACCGCGGCGCTACTCGCCGGGGAACTCGACGAACGAGCCCGCCTGCCCGTCGTCGTCATCGACGAAGCGCACCTGCTCACCAACACCGACCTGGAATCGTTACGCATGTTGACGAACGTGGCAATGGATACCGGGTCGCACTTCGCGATGCTCCTCATCGGCCAACCCACCCTGCGGCGCCGCCTGAAACTTGCCGTGCTCGCGGCATTGGATCAACGCATTTCCACGCGCTACACAATCACCGGGATGAATGCCGCCGACACAACCGATTACATCCGGCAACACCTCAAATTCGCTGGCCGGTCAGACCCGCTGTTCTCCGACGACGCCATCCAAGCGATCCACCTCGCCTCGAGGGGATATCCACGGGCGGTCAACAACCTCGCCGTCGCCGCGCTGATCGCGACCTACGCCGCCGACAAAGCAATCGTCGACCTGGCCGCCGCACAATCGGCGATCACCGAGAACAGCGAATGAGGTCGCGTCACCCCTGACGACCACCACGTCACCATCACGATGAAAGCCCCGCCGAAATCCACCGGCGGGGCCTTTTCACACCCGGCTATCGTCACTCACGATGACGCCGCCATCGTCAAACAACGCGACGGGCGACAGGGGGTGCGTGGCGGAGCTGGTGCGCAGTGTTCGTTTGTAGTGGAGAGTTGGCGGCTGCGTGTTTCGCGGCGGCGGGCGCGGGGTGGATCCGGTCCTTGTTGGCTGTGGGGTCGCTGGCCGCGCACGCCGTCGACTGACGAATCGACCGGGTACACGGCGCCTCAGGCCGGCACGACACCGCCTGCTCCCGGGAAATCGTGAGGTTCAACAGCGTCGATCGATATTACTTCCGAGGTGTTTGCCCAGAAGTAGTCAATGTCGTCTGACCACCCGTCGGTGGACATCGTCCATTGCCCGCGCTCTCCAACAATGACGGTATCGATCGTGCGAAGCGGGCGGGGTCGGTCGTTGATCGAGGGCCCGGCGTTCTTTCCGGGGACACGGGTGACTGTTCCCCGCTCGAGGTCGAAGTAGTGGAAGCTGTAGCGCGTCGAGACTCGCCAGAGTCCGCCCTCCGTGCCTCGGAGCTCGGTCCGGTGATGCTGGGGAGTATCAGGGGTATTCATCATTCTCCTCTCGGTTGCATCGGTCGATGCACTGACAGGTAACAGCCATCACGGTGACCCGTCGTTTGTGACGGGCGCCGGCGCACCGTTTCGGAACATGAACGCGATCTCCAATGTGCTGGTGTCCAGGATGGCGACATTGACTCGGTCCTTGCCGCTCTCATCCAGCACCACCACTCGCGTTTCACACTGGTTGGGTCCTGGCGTGATCACCGTCTCGTCGATCCACCGGTGATAGTGCCCGCCCAGTGTCAGGGAAGGCTGGATCTGGCGGACTGCTCGGTGGAACATCAGCCGGCTCGCGGCTGCATAGGTTTCTTCCTCCGGTGTCCAACTGGTCTCGTGCTCTCGGAAGGTCAGGGCGACTTCCTTGGGAAGCGGCGCCTCATGACCAACCAGAACATCGGCCTTTTCGAACCCCAGCCGGGTCAAGTCGGTCTCGGTGATCTGTTCCTCTGGCCACCAGCTCTTCCCTTCGAGGCGATGAGCGCGGTCGGTGCTGTTCGCTCCGCCCAGTGCGGCGAGCGTGAACTGTCCGCCGATTCGTGTGCGGTATCCCCGGGGCAGGTGCCCGACGTTGCTGGTGATCCACCGGATGCCGTCTTCATCAATGGGGTACTCCAGAAGCTTGGGGTGCCAGTCGTGGTTGCCGTCGACGAAGTACAGTGTCTGCTCGTGGCGGGCCAGCGCTCGAGAGAACTTTCGCAGATCGATCTGCCAGTTCTGTCCGGGCCAGATGACTCCCCAATCCCCGAGCTGCACAATCACGCGCACTTCCCGTCTCGCGAGCGTCTCGAAGGCGGTCAGCGAATGCCCAATATCACCGTGCAGGTCGCCCAGGAGCCCGATCTTGTGCGCTGTAGAAAGCGCGCGCGCGGGGTAGCTGCGCGAAGCGGTCGCGTTGGATGGTGTTGGCGCGCTCGGCGCGCGCTCGGGACGCAGGTTCTTGTCCATCATCGACCTGCCTCGTGGGTGTCACCGACATAACTCAACTGCTCGCACCCAGGGAGGAGCGCGGAGCGAACCGACGTCAGGCACCAGCCATCGATTAGCAGCTTCGGCTGCAGGATGCAGCCCAGAGGGCAAGGATTGTCGGAGCCGAGCATGCTCCGGCTCAGAGACGTTTGGTCAAACATGTCGATTCTTCCTGTGGAGGCCAAACCCCTGTTCAGAGCTTGATGGAGGGAAGATATCCGAGTTTGCGCCAGTGTCGGATCCGTGCCGGAATACACTTTCCGACACGCCGCAACAAAGACCTCCGGGCCTGTCTCAGCGCTAGCATTCGTCGCTACTCGGTCAGCTCCTCGTGAATTCTGAAGCCAACAAACCGCAGGTCGAAGGCGCCAACCGCACATTTTCACCGCAGTGCCCTTTTGAGCGAGTCCCACGATGCAGGCTCCGACTCACACAAGACGAATATTGCTGGTTGACAGGCGTATCGCGTCACCGTATGTTCCGGGCATGAAGCTGACAATTCGAAAGAAGTTGACTGCGGTTGCACTGGCTGGAGCTCTTGCCGTCGGCATGTCGATCGGCGCCGCGGCGCCTGCGATGGCACTGACAAACTGCACGCTGGCCCAGTGGCAGAAGTTTGCGCAGGTCACCTGCTCGCAAAGCAGCAGCCCCCGCACCCAGGTCCGCGCGGCAATCGGTTGCACAAGATGGTACTCGGGCGGTTACATCTGGACTCGCTACGGGAGCTGGGTGGGCGTCGGGGCGACCTCTCAAGCAGCCTGTTCAGCCACCGAGACACCGGCGGTGCTCAACGGGCGAGTAGTGCACTGGTACGAGGGCCGATGACATAGCTGCAGGCCGGGGCACGGCCCAAGGCTTCTCGATGATCGCTCAACTCACCAGAAAGAACCAAGCGCACCTTTTGCGCTTGGTTCTTTCTGGTGAGTTGAGCGACGGTTGGGTAACGCGTTCCGCCGATTTACAAGTTGGGCCGCCCACCCGAAGTGCCGCGGCGACGTGCGGTCCGATCATGAGCGGGCTCCGGGGATAGACCTGGGAGGGCCGCGTCATTCAAGAAGAGCCTTAGGCTTTTTCCGGCGCCTGAGCTTGTTTTGTGCCATGGGGCTCAGGCTCCCGGCTTCCTCGCCGCCGATCGCCGAGGGGAGCGTCGTGGGGGTCGTGCGAGGTGGCGTGCCAATCACTGGTCACGCGAGCTAGAGCCGATATCCCTTCCGGCGTTTGTGCGCCGATCTTTCGGTCCGCGGCGACGCGCGTCCGGGCAATGGCGATGAGTGTCCCGAGCGTACAAACTCTTGACTCGTCCATTTTTCAAGAATCACGCCGATCCGCAGTTTTGTAAAGCATGGTGCGTGTTTGGTCGTCACAATCTGAGTCTGGGATATGCGGTGCTGGGGGCCGGTATCTTACGAAGGACCTCGGCTTCCGCACAGCGCTGGTTCGATCGCGCGCGGATGTGGCGGCAATGCTGATAATTTATTCCGTTGTCTCGACGTAAATGAGTCCCGCTCACTAGGGTGATGGCATGCTGACACCTGATGCTTGGTCGACTCTGTTCGCAGCCGACGAGTCGTTGGCGGGTGTCCTCTTGACCCTTGTCCAGGTCAACGGAACGATTTTGGCATTTGTGCTCGGCATCCGAATAGTGGCAATGCAGTTGAGCTCCCGTTTTGATCTGCGCCGGGTAAGGCTTGGTCTGGGCGACTTGATCTTCATTGGTTTCTACGCTGCAGCGAACGTGGTGTTTCCGCTGATTGCCTCGGTCTATCCGAGCTTGGCGTATGTCTGGCTTAGCATCGGGCTTTCGATTGTGCTGGGCATCGCTGTCCCGATTGTGATGCGTCGCACCGTCGCCGCTGGCTTACCCCGCGGCATTATTCGGGCCACCGTCAGGAGGGCATCGCGCGCGCTGACTGTGAGGTCGCGTTTGAACGGCCTGAATGAGGCCGCTACAGCGCTCCCGTCCCTCCGCGACGCTGCTGCCAGTGATTCCCTTCGGGAGGATGTCCAGTTGGGTCTCCTGGCTCTCCTCGAGATCGCACTGAAAAGAGGCGATCCGGCCAACCATCTAGTGATCGCAGTCCTTGGGGACATCGATGGTCACGAGGTCGAGCGAGTGACTGAATTTATGAAGTGGCTCAGGGCGGGCAACTCAGGCCTGCTCTTTGGCCAGACCCAAACTGCGACGGCGGCATTCAACCGCCTCAGCATGTTTGCGCTCGGAGGGTCCACCATGCCGCAGGCACGAGCGCTCCTGACAAGTGCCGCCGCAGACTTCGCCACGGCCGGGGTTTCGGAAGATTATCGAGGGGCAAAATATCAATCCCTAGGCAGAACGAAAAGCTTCTTTTGTATGAACTCTGGGCCCGAAAACGGATGGGTGCAGCGCTCGTCAGACCTTGCAGTCCAGACACTTGAAGTGTCGCCTCTGACGCTCAATGGCCGGCCGCAGTTTGACGCTATCTGTGAACTAATCACGACGCCGTTTACAGAGATTCGTCTCGGAAGGCACGTCTCCATCTACGCGCAAATAAAAGCCCTTCGTCAGTTATTTGGCGCCCTCACCCGCGTCCCTTCTGATCCCGAGATCGACTACAGAATCGGGAAGCTTTGCGAGGTGGTCCTCCAAATGATGGAACATCTAGAGGACCAGCACATGTTGGCTTCCGATGAGGCACGTGACCTCTTCACGCTTTACCTAGATTGGGTTGACGCGGCCGCCGCCGACGACCGCCTTCTGGTCGATGACCTCCGGCAAGAATTGCGATACAGATTTTCACGAGGCTTCGTGCGCCGTGAGAAATCAGGGCACAAAGCAGCCGCATCGTCAGCTTTCGCGTCACTGCTCGAGATGCTGGTTAACAGGTTTGCCGACACCGTGATCACGCTGGAGGCGTCATACAGGCGTCGGTGGGGTGAGGACTCCTCGGGATTTGCTCATCCGGGGATCGAGCTCTTCGACCCCGTGCATTGGGACCACTATCGAGTCTCCTACGAGATAGCCCAGACCTTCTACCCGGGCGTCGAGCGAAGGCACCTTGAACCGAACGGACAGTTCACGACCGCGCTTCGTGAGCCCATTGAATTCCCCATGCTGCGCTACGACAAGCGGCACGACATTTTGGGAGGAGCCTTCGTTCACTCAGATCGACCAGACATGCTCCTCGGAATCCTCCGGTCTCGATGGAGCCGTGCCTTGGACGAGGACTTCCTGCGGCCGGGCGCACGACGGCGGAGAGATAAGGCGTTCTACGATGACGTCGTCGCGCCAGCAACGGGCGAACAGGGGGAGGCTCTACGCAAACTTTTCGAGCGCGAACGGAACGAGTTCGCGCCGCCATTCGACGCGGTCGCGAAGTTCCTGGTCGCACGTGATCTGCTTCGGCGCGCCGTCGACTGCCGACCCTATGGTGACGGCATTGGTGCGAGGACCTACGAAGGGTGGCGTCAGGCAGCCGAGTCATGGCTGGCCGCAACGGAAGAAGACGAAGACGCTGCCGTCGACCTGGTATCCAACATCCCCGCCCTGCCGCAGGACAACGCGAG is a genomic window containing:
- a CDS encoding ExeA family protein, with protein sequence MSIDTLQSHYGFTRMPFARDIPPQALHPHPSHREAIARIDWCVSQRQLGVISGEVGAGKTVAVRAALAQLEPSRHQIIYIPDPTITMRGIHTQIVTALGGTPAFFSGVLSSQTAALLAGELDERARLPVVVIDEAHLLTNTDLESLRMLTNVAMDTGSHFAMLLIGQPTLRRRLKLAVLAALDQRISTRYTITGMNAADTTDYIRQHLKFAGRSDPLFSDDAIQAIHLASRGYPRAVNNLAVAALIATYAADKAIVDLAAAQSAITENSE
- a CDS encoding DDE-type integrase/transposase/recombinase, coding for MPALSPALLPVSPRASPAEPADALLVPPPPAGPPSASAVRRGRTEKIALFRYHLIRDAADDSVTTRQRGPMVRALAGLVHPGPFGGTVTVSKDTLDRWIRQWRRGGFDALRPRGRAQGAVTPAQILSLAATLKRERPARTSAQVRRIMIDTLGDAPSESTLLRHFRTLELSTGVREVFGRFEADYPNEIWVGDGLHGPRINGRKTYLFAFLDDHSRMVTAGRWAYAEDSVRLTAALRPALEARGIPGTIYVDNGSAFVDESLSRTCARLGIRLTHSKPYRPQGRGKIERFFNTVNSQFLTEITTVDTTTGVVDAGVGSMVTTLEEMNALFTSWVEMVYHQATHSTTGQTPVQRWDAGWAGRRPVRKEKTVIAEAFQWSAIRTVTKSATVSLQSNTYQVDQLLVGKRVELVYDPFDLAGLITVSAGNGVPAGIAVLSEIRRHVHKKAATAAADEADTGARNAASGIDYLRLVETRHKGTMAGEPISFVKASTPAARKVVFVPTVSEAAR
- a CDS encoding metallophosphoesterase family protein, producing MMDKNLRPERAPSAPTPSNATASRSYPARALSTAHKIGLLGDLHGDIGHSLTAFETLARREVRVIVQLGDWGVIWPGQNWQIDLRKFSRALARHEQTLYFVDGNHDWHPKLLEYPIDEDGIRWITSNVGHLPRGYRTRIGGQFTLAALGGANSTDRAHRLEGKSWWPEEQITETDLTRLGFEKADVLVGHEAPLPKEVALTFREHETSWTPEEETYAAASRLMFHRAVRQIQPSLTLGGHYHRWIDETVITPGPNQCETRVVVLDESGKDRVNVAILDTSTLEIAFMFRNGAPAPVTNDGSP
- a CDS encoding TnsA-like heteromeric transposase endonuclease subunit; protein product: MKKNNSGHTGPGKLATPTKRDLVAWVDHSHIQHVENATRSLLHRDIVSARRIRTGYQYKAQRNYHGLYAFAQTGQHIWYESLFEMSALMTLDFTANIQSIASQPMMLQFTSGKVHYPDLFAVHTDGRQVVYDVRPEKLITPKTAGEFAETKRVCDKVGWAYELFTRIDPVVKANMEWLAGYRHPRYRPDLPTQTRVLAAAESPTMFRDLAHVADEGSPARGAMHLYSLLWNRQLTFDMTTLLTTYTNLRKDN